The Maridesulfovibrio hydrothermalis AM13 = DSM 14728 DNA window TCTAAGCAGGACTCTTGGCGATGTGCTGAAGAACGTACTGGAGTCATAGCCCGAAATCAATTTTACGAACATATTTTATACTAAAAGAAAGGCCCCCGCTGCAAAATTGCATCGGGGGCCTGATTATTTATAAATTAAGCTGCTAGAACTGTCTTTTCATAATTTCAGCAAAGTTGGCGGCGGTGAAACCGTATCTTTCTGCGAGCTGTCCGGCTGGTGCGGATGCGCCGAAATGGTTGATTCCGAGCACTTCGCCGTCCAGACCTACGTATTTGTACCAGATTTCAGGGCGGCCTGCTTCTGCTGCTACGCGGGTTCTTACTTTAGGATCGATTACGGAATCCTTGTATGCCTGATCCTGCTCTTCGAACAGTTCCATGGAGGGCATGGAGACCACGCGGATTTTCTTATCCTTGATCATGGATGCAGCTTCGATTGCCATAGAGACTTCGGAACCTGCTGCGATGGCGATCATGTCAGGAGTGCCGTCGCAGTCCTTAACGATGTAACCACCGCGTTTAACGCCTTCTTCCACCTGCGGATACTCATCTTTGCCGAGAACGGGCAGTCCCTGACGGGTAAGCATGAGGGAGGAGGGACGGTTTGTCTGTGCCATTGCGATATTTAAGCATGCCGCGGTTTCGCGTGCATCTGCGGGTCTCAGGATCAGCATGTTGGGGATGAGTCTCAAGGAGGCTACATGCTCAATGGGCTGATGTGTGGGACCGTCTTCACCTACGTAGAAAGAGTCGTGAGTGTAGATGTAGATAACGGGCAGATGCTGGAGAGCGGACATGCGCATGCCGTTTCTGCAATAGTCGGAGAAAGTCAGGAATGTTGCACCGAAGGGGATAACGCCTCCGTGCAGAGCCATACCGTTAAGGATAACGGACATGGGGAATTCGCGTACACCGAAAGCAAGGTTGCGTGCGGTGTAACCGTCAAGAGCGAAATCGCCGACTTTTTTGCGGAAGTTGGCAGTCTGGTTGGAGGGATCAAGGTCAGCGGAGCCGCCTACGAGGGTAGGCAGGGAGTCGGTGATGGCATCAAGGCATGCGCCCCATGCTTTTCTTGTAGCCATGGACTGACCTGCTTCGAATTCAGGCAGTTCCAGCTTGATTTCATTACGCGGGGTGTTAGCCTGCGCCCAGAAAGCTGCGATTTTTTCATCAGCTGCGAGAGCTGCATCACTTTTTTCTTTCCACTTTGCAGCCTGTGCTTTGAGGTCGGGAAAGCGGGCCTGAAAATGTTCAACAACATCTTCGGGTACGTAGAAAGTTTCATTTTCAGGCAGACCAAAACCTTTTTTAGTCGCTGCAATCTCTTCGTGAGAAAGCGGGGAGCCGTGTGTGTTGTGGCTTCCTTCGCAGGTTGCTGCGCCTTTAGCCATGACGGTCTTGCCGATGATCAGAGTAGGCTTTTTAGTCTCAGCCTGACCGGCTTTAACAGCTTCGCGGATGGCATCATGATCGTGCCCGTCTACTTCCAGAACGTGCCAGCACATGCCTTCGAAAACTTTTTTGAAGTCTGTACAGTCGCAGCGGCTGGTTGGGCCGGCGAGCTGGATACCGTTGCTGTCGTAATAGACAACGAGTTTTCCGAGGCCCCAGAGTCCGGCCAGAGTAGCTGCTCCGAGAGCTACCGGCTCCTGAAAATCACCGTCAGAGGAAAGAACGTATGTGTAATGGTCAACAACGTCTTTGCTGGTGTTTGCGCTCAGGAATGCTTCAGCAGTTGCCATGCCTACGCCGACACAAAAGCCCTGACCGAGAGGGCCGCTTGTTGCCTCAACACCTTTGGTCATATCGTGCTCGGGATGACCGGGGGTGATGGAGTCGAGCTGGCGGAACTGCTTAAGGTCTTCGATGGTCAGGAATCCGCAGAGATGCAGAATGCCATAAAGCAGCGGAGATTCGTGGCCTGCTGCCAGTACGAAGCGGTCTCTGTCCGCCCAGTCTGTATTACTGGGGTCGAATTTGAGAAAATCTTTGTAGAGGACATATGCAAAGTCCGCAGAAGACATGGATCCGCCGGGGTGGCCGGAGTTGGCTTTGCGGATGGAATCCATGATCAAACCTTTAATGACGTTGACCGCTTTCTGGTCCATCTGGCTGTTACTCATTTTGAGTGTTCCTCGTAAAATGGTGAATATTTTACAGCATCCACACCCGTCGAAAATTCTCAGGGTGCGGATGCTGTTAATCGTTTGTATTAAAAAAATCCCGCGGGTAATATTTCCTGCGGGACTATAGACTACAGCTGATCAAAGAGATTGATTCTGCGCAGGTGACGATCACCTTCGAAGTCGGTGGTCATGAACGCCCGGATAATCTCTTCAGCAAGACCGGGGCCGATGACTCTTTCACCGAGGCATAGGATATTGGCGTTGTTGTGGGCGCGGGCCATTTTAGCCATGTATTCATTGGTACACATAGCAGCACGTATACCTTTATGTTTGTTGGCAGCCATTGACATGCCCAGCCCTGTTCCGCAGATGAGAATTCCGAGTTTTTCGTCGGAAACCAGCTGAGCCACCTTGGCAGCATAAACGGGATAGTCGCAGCTTACAGCAGCTTCAGGGCCTGCGTCTTCAACGTCATAACCCATGTCTTTGAGCAGTTTTATGGCGAATTCCTTGAGAGCAAAGCCTCCGTGGTCCGAACCGATTACAACTTTACCGGCCATCTCCTTGTCTCCTGCGTAAGGTGCTTAAAACGTCAACGGGCACAGCTATAAACCCGCTCTTCAGAAATTTTTCCGCAGAGTTTAAGTCCATAAACTGCGCACCGGAGTGTTTGTTAAACACCCTGTACTTTAAGGTTTTTTTTAATGGTCTAATCTTATATAAAGTGGTGGTGGGGGGAGGATTCGAACCTCCGAAGGCGTTGCCGACAGATTTACAGTCTGTTCCCTTTGGCCACTCGGGAACCCCACCACTATATTATATTACTTTAAGATTAGAGATCCATTTTACGTTTATTGTCGCGGTGTTTCACATCACGCTTGGCAGCCTGCTCTTTTTTAAGCTTGCTGATCTCGTCTTTGAAGAAATCAATCTGTTTCCTGCAAAGCTCTGAATCACCCTTTGCGTCATCGCAGATGAGCTTTCCGAGTAGGGCGTATTCTTTTTCGAGACGTTTTTCAAGCTGGCGGACTTCGAAATTTCCCAGCAATCTGCTGAAAATTCCTTTTATCTCCTGCATCCAAACGTCAAAGCCAACCTTAAAATTGTCAATAAGTCCTTTACTTTTCTCAGTACAAGTAGAGTCCTGCCCGCTCATTTATACCCTCCAGATGGATGCTTAAATTTTTTTTAATAATTTTCTATATAACCGTTTTTATCAAGGCGAATGGTTTCAGTACCTTCAGGAAGAGCCATTTTCATGGAATCTTCAGCCCACTTTTCAGTAGTCAAGGTTCGGGATTTTATCCGCAGTACGGCTTTGTCGCCGTTTTTTGTAAAAACAGTGATCTTTTCCGGCAGCATTTTTCCGTTCTCGTTCATTTCGTAAGAGGACAGTTCCATGCGCCATGAAATATTTCCACGTCCGGTAATTTCAATCGGAAAGCCCTGATTTGTCAGCGTGATGGAGCTGACCGGACCAGCATCAAATGCATACAGCAGATTATGGCTGTTTCCGATTGAGTTTACTGACTTATATGATTCAGGGATGAGTTCTGGATAGCAGCCCGCGATAAGTCCCGCAAGGTCTTTCAGTGAAAAAGGAAAGGGCAGTCCCAGCAGTTGTACGGCTCTATACGGGGAAGAATGGGTGTATGCAGTTTTCTGTTCAGGATAAAAGGCCGTCAGTCCTGCATCATCTTCACGGAGATGGGCTACATATGCCCCTATTCCGGCCCGTACATCCAGCCGCAGCGGGGAATTAAAGTCGCCCCATATGTTCATGGTTGTGCGATGCCCGCTGCCTTCAGATGTATAATAAAGGCTGGCCTTGGCTTTGATACCGGTAGCGTTGCAGTTGCTGAAGTCACTGCGGAACTGGCCGTAAAGGTTGACTGGCTTGCTTGCGGGAAGTTTACGGGCGGCGCAGCCGCTGAGCGCAAAAATCATGATTAACAAAAAGATTGCAAAGCAGCGGTGGATCATAATTCTTCCAGTTTCTTGCGGAGCTCATCCTTATTTTCGGATTTAAATTTGAGAGCGTTATTATATCCTTTGGCTGCTTCTTCTTTGTTTCCTCTGGCTGCGGCGATGTCACCGTAGTGTTCCCATAGTTCCGGTTGTTTGGGTTTGAGAGATACAGCGCGGTTTATGAGTTTCCATGCTTCTTCAAAGTTGCCCGAGCGGTAATTTACCCAGGCCAGAGAATCTATGATGTATCCATTGTCCGGTTCAAGTTTGTTGGCCTGAGAAATCAGCACAATGGCCCGGTCCAGCTGCTCCCCTTTATCAGCCAGCAGGTAGCCTACAAAGTTCAGGGCATCGGCATGGTCGGGGTGCTTGGATATGATCTGCTCCATGTACTTCAAAGTCTGATCAAGGTCTCCCTTGCGCTCTGCATTCATACCAAGCTGAAAAAGAATTTGCGGATTATCCGGAGAATTTTCATTTCCGCGCAGCAGGGCCTCTTCAGCCAGAGCATCCTTGCCGGAGCTTGAGTGCAGTGCTGCTTCCAGCAGATAAAAATTTGCGGCTTCAGGGAGTTTGGTCTGGCCCTGCCTGATGACATCGAGAGCTTCTTTATCTCTCCCCATATTCATCAGCAAATGCGCCTTGAATTGCAGGCTGCGGTCATAATGTTCACTGTCGACGGCAATTCTGTTTAAGTAGTCAAGGGCTTTGGCCGGATCATCTTCACCTTCATAGGCGATGGAAGCCTTGAAGAAGTAATATGCATCAGGAACCGGCTTTTGCTGAGCAAAAATATCAAGGATGGTTGAAGCCTGACCATAGAAGTCACCGTTAAGAAAAACCTGCGCGGCTTCGAGTAGAAAGGCATTGTTACGAGGCCCCTCAAGCACCAGTTTTAATGCCTGTTCAGGATTGTTAAGTTTCAGGGAAAGCTCTAATAGTCTGACCCGTATATGGCTGGATACATCAGGGAATTCCAGCATTCTGGTATAAATTTTTTCGGCTTCGGAATAGTTTTTATCAAGCTCATGCAGGTAAGCCAGTTCGCCCCATGCTTCAATGAAATCAGGCTTGGCTTCTACTGCTTTATTGAAACTTTTTATGGCCTGCTTGGTCAGTCCGAGTCCTGCACTCGCTTTACCGTGAAGGTAGAGTATTTGCGGAGTACGTTTTTTAAAGGGGATGACTTTCAGGATGTCTAAGGCCTGAGCAAATTTTCTCTGTTCCATATAGATTCTGGCCAGATGGCTGGTCATGATCAAGTCATCAGGCTTTTTGTGCAGATATTCTATGAGGACAGCTTCGGCATCGGCACTTCTGTTGTCCACCAGATAAGTGTTGGCCAGATTTATGGTCAGATCCCGATTGAACGGATATTTTTCCAATGCTTCTTTGAGAGTTTCCCGGGCTTCGTCAATCTGTTGCGAGGTCCAGTAAAGGGCGAATTTATCGAGATAAAGCTTAACTTGCGGTTCGGCTGCGATAATTCGGTCCAGAACGACAAGAGCATCTTTTTGGATACGGGCAGCTTCATTGATTGTCTGCGGGGTACGTATGCCTTTGCTCATAATCTGGCCCAGCCGTGTGCGGTAGTCCATGTATACGAGATAGTCGAACGTCAGCTGTGCTTCCGGAGCCAAAGTGGCATTCATGGGGGGCTGCATTGCTTTCTGGGAGGCACAGCCCTGCAGCATGATAATAGTCAGCAGGGCAAAAAAAACAACGGGCTTTACAGTGCTTCGTGAAATGCCGGACAGGTAGGTCATATAATCCTTTCGGTTTGGTTGCCACTGTACTTTGGATTTTTGGAAAGCTCGGTCAGTTTGTCATAGATGGCATCACCAATGTTTATGCCCTGAGCAATCATTTCCGGTCCGTACTTTTTGCCGGTTTCGGTCCTGAAAGTGGACTCTATGGACTGAATGATTTTCAGTCCTTTGGGGAATTTTTCAATGACTTCGGCTACTGTCCAGTCTTCGTAGTCGCATATTTCCCATAAAGTGGTAGAGAAGTTGTCCGGTCCCCAGCGAAATTTATCAGCATCGTAAAGTGCTCCGCTTAAGATCGTAAGTTCCAGATCATTCTCAATAGGCTGCTCAGGTTTAAAAGCTTCATGGCGTGCAATTGATTCGGCAATGAGGTCTTTACTGCGCTCGGACAGGGGGTAGTTTTTAAGTATTACCCTTGAGGTTTCCGCGCCGCGCAAAGCGTGATCTTCATCTAGTCTGCAACTGTCATGAAGCAGGCCGCAGAACTGGGCCAGCAGCACAAGTTCACGCACCCGGTCCGCAGGGAGATCGTCGCCGCCTTCTTTAAGTACAATGGCGCCGGCTTCTATAGCGACTTTTTTGGAATGATAAACACCGTGGGCATATTCATCATAAAGGAATGGGAGCACATCTTCCTGCAGCCTGATAACGAGAGGATGATCGAAGAACATATCCCGTGCAAATTCAAGCTGGGTTTCAAGGTCGCGGTAAAAGACCGGAACAGGCTGTGCGGAGGCAAGAGCCTTGGCTTCTTGTTTTAGCTCTATAAGCAGTTTATTCATTGTCAGGTATCCACTCAGGGGAAAAATCTTTTATTGTTTCAACCAGATGTTCTTTCAACTTTTTAAGCAGTCTTGCTTCAATCTGGCGCACTCTTTCTCTGGTCACTCCGAATTCTTCACCGATATCCCGCAGGGTTCTTGGGGAATCAGAAAGAAGGCGGTCGTTTAAAATTACCTGCTCCTTCTCATTAAGGTTGGGAGCAATTGCTCTAAGCTGGTCAAGTAATAATGTAGAAATCTCTTTATTAGCAAGAGTTTCTTCAACACCCGGACCTAGATCCGGCAGAAAGTCCATACGTGTGGCTTCAGAATCCTCTCCGAATTTGAGGTTCAGGGAGAGGTCATTTTTGGCCAGCCGCTGGTCCATCTCGGTGATTTCCTCTTCACTGACATTCAGGTTTTCAGAAAGCACGGATGTGGTCGGATCAAAACCAAGGGTCTGCAACCGCTGGCGTTCTTTGTTCAGATTATAAAAAAGTTTGCGCTGAGTCTGGGTGGTTCCTATTTTCACCATACGCCAGTTATCCATAATATACTTAAGGATATAGGCTTTGATCCAGAATGCAGCATAGTAAGAAAATTTGATGCCTTTATCGGGATCAAATTTATTTACAGCTTTCATGAGTCCTACGTTTCCTTCCTGAATGAGATCAAGGACATTCTGCATCCAGCGACGCTGAAAATCCATAGCTATTTTCACAACCAGTCTCAAGTGGGAGGAGACAAGACGGAAGGCTGCCTCCTGATCTCCGTTTTCCTGTACCCGTTTGGCCAGCCGGAATTCCTCATCAGGTTCCAGCAGCGGGAAGCGGCTGATTTCCTGAAGGTAAAGATGCAATGGATCTTTGGTGGCTACCTCTCCTTTTGCTCTGGGCGTGGGGAGAAAGTCTGGCTTAGGAGTCAGCTTAACTTCTTCGTTTTCAACGGGTTCAAGTTCTATTGGTTTTTCTTTTGCTGTCATTGGCCAGCTTTAGTTTCCTGTGCGGCTGAAATTACTTGAATATTATATAGAAAAAATGAGGTCATATTAGTAACGTGTAAGGATATAGTTTTTATTTGTCCTTTTCAATGTTTTTAAGTAGAACCTTTTTCAAAGCATTATACCCTCCTTTTGGAGTCTTCTGGAACTGTTTTTTGTGTCTTTTTTTCAAAAAATCCATTTTACAGCCTAAAGGGCAGAGCATTCTTTTGCAAAACCCGATATAAAAGACTCCTGAGCAGTATTTTTTTCTGCGGGGTTTATCTTTTACTGAAAAGCAACCGGTACAATCAGCTTTTTAGCTGATGTTTTTATTTATAACTATTTCGGAGCAGTTACCATGCCTGATTTTCGCAAAGCCCTCGGCGACGGACGAGTATATTTTTTCGATGGTGGATACGGAACCTTTTTGCAGAGCAGAGGTCTGCCCGCAGGCATGTCTCCTGAAATATTCGGGCTGGAAAGTCCTGAAGTCATCAGGTCTGTTCATCAGGATTATGTTGATGCTGGGGCTAATGTCCTGACCACCAATACATTTGGCGGCAGCAGGCCCAAGCTTGGTGCTGACGTTGATGTTTCAGGTCTGAACCGCGAAATGGCACTTATTGCCAGAAGTGTTGCCGGTGACAAAGTTTTTGTCGGAGGCAGCGTCGGCCCTACCGGACATTTTGTGCAGCCTTTAGGCGAAATGACTTTCAAAGAACTGGTCGAAATTTTCAAGGAGCAGGTTCAGGGACTGGTTGAAGGCGGAGTTGATCTGATTCTCGGTGAAACTCATTTTGACCTTGCCGAGGCCAGAGCACTGGTCATTGCTACCCGCGAGGTCTGCGACCTTCCTGTGGCTGTCTCCATGACTTTTGAATCTCCGGCAGCCTGTCTGACCGGAACTTCTCCGCTTACGTTTATTGATACAATGCAGAATATGGGCGTTGAACTCATGGGAACCAACTGCAGCGCCGGACCTGAGCAGATATTTGAAGTGTTGAAAAATATGCAGCCCAGACTCTCCTCTCCGCTGCTGGTTGAAGCAAATGCCGGACTTCCTGAACTTGATGAGAACCGTAATACTGTTTTCAGGCTTCAACCCCAGCCTTTTGCAGAGCAGTCAGCGCGCTTTCTGGAAGTGGGCGCAAAGTTTATAGGCGGCTGTTGCGGAACCGGTCCGGATCATATCCGTGCGCTTAGAAAAGCTGTCGGTGATGCCACGTGGAAAAAGCCTGTGCCGCAGGACGATTGTCAGGTGGTGCTTACATCCCGCGGTCAGTCCGTTGCAATCGGTTTTGAGCAGCGCGGTGTAATCATCGGGGAACGCATCAATCCCACCGGAAAGAAAGTGCTCATTGAAGAATTGCAGAAAGGGCAGTTTACCGAGGCTATGAAGTTTGCGCAGGAGCAGATTACGGCTGGCGCACCTGTTCTGGATGTAAATGTCGGCGCAGCAATGGTGGATGAAGTTAAAACTCTTCCCGCATTGACCAAAGAAATTTTTGCTCAGCATTCGGCTCCTTTGAGTCTGGACTCCACTAATCCCGATGCCATTGAAGCGGCTCTCTGGGAATATCCGGGTTCGCCTCTTGTGAACTCTATCAGCGGTGAACCCGGACGCATGGAAAGGCTTGGGCCTCTGTGTAAAAAGTTCGGCGCACCTTTTATTTTGCTGCCTATTATCGGAAGCAAACTTCCTTTCACTTGTGAGGAGAAGGTCGAGGTCGTTTCCAGACTCTTGAAACAGGCTGATGATCTGGGGATTCCTCGTAGATTGATTATGGTCGATGCCCTTGCACTGACTGTTTCGTCCAAGCCTGTTTCGGCCCGTCACTGTCTGGATTTTATCCGCTATTGCAGAGAAGAATGGAATCTGCCTTGTGTACTGGGGCTTTCAAATATTTCTTTTGGTCTGCCTGCGCGCGAATTGCTTAACTCCACCTTCCTGACACTTTGTCAGGGGCAGGGAATGGCTGCGTTTATCGCCAACCCTAATTCCACCAGATTGCGTGAAGCTCTTTATTCCGCAGAAGTGCTGCTTGCCCGCGATCCGCAGGCGGAGCAGTATATTGATAAGTTTGCAGACTGGACTCCTTCCGGAGACGGCGGCGCAGGCGGTGGCGGCGGGACAAAGGAAAAAGATAAAACAGGCGCAGAAAATCTTTTCGATGCAGTTGTCAAAGGTGAGCGCGGCTCGATTCTGGATCTTGTCGAAAGAGACCTTGAAGGGGGGCGTGAGCCTTTTGCATTGGTCAATGAAGATCTAATCCCCGCTATTATGGAAG harbors:
- the tkt gene encoding transketolase, whose amino-acid sequence is MSNSQMDQKAVNVIKGLIMDSIRKANSGHPGGSMSSADFAYVLYKDFLKFDPSNTDWADRDRFVLAAGHESPLLYGILHLCGFLTIEDLKQFRQLDSITPGHPEHDMTKGVEATSGPLGQGFCVGVGMATAEAFLSANTSKDVVDHYTYVLSSDGDFQEPVALGAATLAGLWGLGKLVVYYDSNGIQLAGPTSRCDCTDFKKVFEGMCWHVLEVDGHDHDAIREAVKAGQAETKKPTLIIGKTVMAKGAATCEGSHNTHGSPLSHEEIAATKKGFGLPENETFYVPEDVVEHFQARFPDLKAQAAKWKEKSDAALAADEKIAAFWAQANTPRNEIKLELPEFEAGQSMATRKAWGACLDAITDSLPTLVGGSADLDPSNQTANFRKKVGDFALDGYTARNLAFGVREFPMSVILNGMALHGGVIPFGATFLTFSDYCRNGMRMSALQHLPVIYIYTHDSFYVGEDGPTHQPIEHVASLRLIPNMLILRPADARETAACLNIAMAQTNRPSSLMLTRQGLPVLGKDEYPQVEEGVKRGGYIVKDCDGTPDMIAIAAGSEVSMAIEAASMIKDKKIRVVSMPSMELFEEQDQAYKDSVIDPKVRTRVAAEAGRPEIWYKYVGLDGEVLGINHFGASAPAGQLAERYGFTAANFAEIMKRQF
- the rpiB gene encoding ribose 5-phosphate isomerase B, whose product is MAGKVVIGSDHGGFALKEFAIKLLKDMGYDVEDAGPEAAVSCDYPVYAAKVAQLVSDEKLGILICGTGLGMSMAANKHKGIRAAMCTNEYMAKMARAHNNANILCLGERVIGPGLAEEIIRAFMTTDFEGDRHLRRINLFDQL
- a CDS encoding tetratricopeptide repeat protein codes for the protein MTYLSGISRSTVKPVVFFALLTIIMLQGCASQKAMQPPMNATLAPEAQLTFDYLVYMDYRTRLGQIMSKGIRTPQTINEAARIQKDALVVLDRIIAAEPQVKLYLDKFALYWTSQQIDEARETLKEALEKYPFNRDLTINLANTYLVDNRSADAEAVLIEYLHKKPDDLIMTSHLARIYMEQRKFAQALDILKVIPFKKRTPQILYLHGKASAGLGLTKQAIKSFNKAVEAKPDFIEAWGELAYLHELDKNYSEAEKIYTRMLEFPDVSSHIRVRLLELSLKLNNPEQALKLVLEGPRNNAFLLEAAQVFLNGDFYGQASTILDIFAQQKPVPDAYYFFKASIAYEGEDDPAKALDYLNRIAVDSEHYDRSLQFKAHLLMNMGRDKEALDVIRQGQTKLPEAANFYLLEAALHSSSGKDALAEEALLRGNENSPDNPQILFQLGMNAERKGDLDQTLKYMEQIISKHPDHADALNFVGYLLADKGEQLDRAIVLISQANKLEPDNGYIIDSLAWVNYRSGNFEEAWKLINRAVSLKPKQPELWEHYGDIAAARGNKEEAAKGYNNALKFKSENKDELRKKLEEL
- a CDS encoding sigma-70 family RNA polymerase sigma factor, which produces MTAKEKPIELEPVENEEVKLTPKPDFLPTPRAKGEVATKDPLHLYLQEISRFPLLEPDEEFRLAKRVQENGDQEAAFRLVSSHLRLVVKIAMDFQRRWMQNVLDLIQEGNVGLMKAVNKFDPDKGIKFSYYAAFWIKAYILKYIMDNWRMVKIGTTQTQRKLFYNLNKERQRLQTLGFDPTTSVLSENLNVSEEEITEMDQRLAKNDLSLNLKFGEDSEATRMDFLPDLGPGVEETLANKEISTLLLDQLRAIAPNLNEKEQVILNDRLLSDSPRTLRDIGEEFGVTRERVRQIEARLLKKLKEHLVETIKDFSPEWIPDNE
- a CDS encoding homocysteine S-methyltransferase family protein, producing the protein MPDFRKALGDGRVYFFDGGYGTFLQSRGLPAGMSPEIFGLESPEVIRSVHQDYVDAGANVLTTNTFGGSRPKLGADVDVSGLNREMALIARSVAGDKVFVGGSVGPTGHFVQPLGEMTFKELVEIFKEQVQGLVEGGVDLILGETHFDLAEARALVIATREVCDLPVAVSMTFESPAACLTGTSPLTFIDTMQNMGVELMGTNCSAGPEQIFEVLKNMQPRLSSPLLVEANAGLPELDENRNTVFRLQPQPFAEQSARFLEVGAKFIGGCCGTGPDHIRALRKAVGDATWKKPVPQDDCQVVLTSRGQSVAIGFEQRGVIIGERINPTGKKVLIEELQKGQFTEAMKFAQEQITAGAPVLDVNVGAAMVDEVKTLPALTKEIFAQHSAPLSLDSTNPDAIEAALWEYPGSPLVNSISGEPGRMERLGPLCKKFGAPFILLPIIGSKLPFTCEEKVEVVSRLLKQADDLGIPRRLIMVDALALTVSSKPVSARHCLDFIRYCREEWNLPCVLGLSNISFGLPARELLNSTFLTLCQGQGMAAFIANPNSTRLREALYSAEVLLARDPQAEQYIDKFADWTPSGDGGAGGGGGTKEKDKTGAENLFDAVVKGERGSILDLVERDLEGGREPFALVNEDLIPAIMEVGEKYERKEYFLPQLLQSAETLQKAFGRLKPLLEAAGGTKEQDTIVMATVEGDIHDIGKNIVCLMLRNHGFNVIDLGKDVSAEAVVDAAQENGAKIIGLSALMTTTMVKMEDTINLIKERGLDIKVMIGGAVITGGFSESIGADGWSTDAVSAVKIAKELLQ